In a single window of the uncultured Dysgonomonas sp. genome:
- a CDS encoding TerC family protein, with amino-acid sequence MEIFETFLLPSAWIALLTLAFLEIVLGIDNIVFLSIISSKLPQKEQPKARTIGLLLAMLFRILLLFCISWLMKLTKPIFSFDTAWFDGSISGQSIIIGVGGLFLLYKSVTEIHHKLEGESDAAHGKSKSGFVGVIVQIVALDIVFSFDSVLTAVGLVSFSEFGYVGAMTIMVTAVVAAVMIMLLFSGPVSKFVNEHPTIQMLGLSFLILIGVMLLVESAHLSQISIFGTTVGEIPKGYIYFAIAFSLLVEFLNMKLRKKSTPVKLKDSELIKEE; translated from the coding sequence ATGGAAATTTTTGAAACTTTTCTTTTGCCAAGTGCGTGGATAGCTTTGCTCACTCTGGCTTTTCTTGAAATAGTATTAGGAATAGACAATATCGTGTTTTTGTCTATCATATCGTCTAAATTACCACAAAAGGAGCAGCCAAAAGCCCGTACTATAGGCTTATTGCTGGCTATGCTATTTCGTATCCTTTTATTATTTTGTATATCCTGGCTGATGAAGCTGACCAAGCCCATATTTTCATTCGATACGGCATGGTTCGACGGTTCTATTTCGGGACAGAGCATTATAATCGGAGTAGGAGGGCTCTTTCTACTATATAAAAGTGTAACTGAAATTCATCATAAACTAGAAGGAGAGAGTGATGCTGCTCATGGAAAATCAAAATCCGGCTTCGTCGGTGTTATTGTCCAGATTGTAGCTCTTGATATTGTCTTTTCGTTCGATAGTGTCCTTACTGCGGTTGGATTGGTCAGTTTCAGCGAATTTGGATATGTAGGAGCTATGACTATCATGGTTACGGCCGTTGTTGCGGCTGTTATGATTATGTTATTATTTTCCGGTCCGGTGAGTAAATTTGTAAACGAACATCCGACAATTCAGATGCTTGGACTTTCATTCCTGATCCTTATAGGTGTAATGTTGTTGGTCGAATCGGCACATTTGTCTCAGATTTCAATCTTCGGTACCACTGTGGGAGAAATACCGAAAGGATATATATACTTTGCCATTGCTTTCTCTTTGCTTGTCGAATTTCTGAATATGAAGTTAAGGAAGAAGTCGACACCTGTAAAACTCAAAGATTCGGAACTGATAAAAGAAGAATAA
- the trxA gene encoding thioredoxin, whose protein sequence is MALEITDAGFEGILKSDKPLVIDFWAEWCGPCRMVGPIVEELAAEYADKVTIGKVDVDNNDDITSKYGIRNIPTILFIKNGEVVDKQVGAAQKAVLVEKIENMLK, encoded by the coding sequence ATGGCTTTAGAGATTACAGACGCAGGGTTTGAAGGTATATTGAAATCGGACAAACCACTAGTAATAGATTTTTGGGCAGAGTGGTGTGGCCCTTGCCGCATGGTCGGTCCTATTGTGGAAGAATTGGCTGCTGAATATGCAGACAAAGTAACTATTGGTAAAGTAGATGTGGATAACAATGACGACATTACGTCTAAGTATGGTATCCGCAATATACCTACAATCCTATTCATCAAAAACGGTGAAGTAGTGGACAAACAAGTAGGTGCAGCTCAGAAAGCCGTATTGGTAGAGAAGATAGAGAATATGCTGAAATAA
- the tilS gene encoding tRNA lysidine(34) synthetase TilS encodes MDISRVEQYIVANGLLAGGEKIIVGVSGGADSVALLDILHSFGLECVVAHCNFHLRGEESNRDAFFVEELCKKYNLKYERIDFDTEAYAAINSVSIEMAARELRYNWFEQLRVIHMADKIAVAHHRDDSVETILLNLVRGTGIRGLTGIAPVNGYIIRPLLCVSRDEIIEYLKERRMSFVDDSTNNEDMYARNKIRLNVIPMLEAINPSAKESINKTAEHLTQVANIYYMYMAQVKANILGDNKINISMLVQYLEPEAILFELLSPYGFNSATVRQIFESVISQSGKIFYSETHELLKDRGFLILKKKDSLKIERYNIHEDETTLSRPIHLKIERTPVNGDFSIEKNPDIIYIDADKLAYPLTLRKWRQGDWFMPFGMKGKKKVSDYFSDNKFSLFDKEATWLLCSGDDIVWIVGHRADERFRITDKTTEIVKITYSK; translated from the coding sequence ATGGATATTTCGAGAGTAGAACAGTATATCGTTGCCAACGGATTACTTGCCGGAGGAGAGAAAATAATCGTAGGTGTGAGCGGAGGAGCTGATTCTGTCGCTTTACTTGATATCCTTCATAGCTTCGGCCTCGAATGTGTCGTAGCCCATTGTAATTTTCACTTACGGGGCGAAGAATCTAACAGGGACGCATTCTTTGTAGAAGAACTTTGTAAAAAGTATAATCTGAAATACGAGCGTATCGATTTCGATACGGAAGCCTATGCCGCTATAAATTCCGTGTCGATAGAAATGGCTGCCCGTGAGCTGCGTTACAACTGGTTTGAACAACTCAGAGTTATTCATATGGCCGACAAAATAGCCGTAGCACATCATCGAGATGATTCTGTAGAAACCATTCTGCTCAATCTTGTCAGGGGAACAGGTATCCGCGGACTTACCGGTATTGCCCCTGTAAACGGATATATTATCCGTCCATTGTTATGCGTGAGCCGCGACGAGATAATAGAGTATCTGAAAGAAAGGCGAATGTCGTTCGTTGATGATAGCACCAACAATGAAGATATGTATGCCCGGAACAAGATAAGGCTGAATGTTATCCCTATGCTGGAAGCGATAAATCCTTCGGCAAAAGAGTCGATAAACAAAACAGCCGAGCATCTGACGCAGGTGGCTAACATATACTATATGTATATGGCTCAGGTGAAAGCCAATATATTGGGAGACAATAAGATAAATATATCCATGCTGGTGCAGTATCTGGAACCGGAAGCTATCCTTTTCGAGCTCCTTTCTCCGTATGGGTTCAATTCAGCTACGGTACGGCAGATATTCGAATCCGTGATAAGCCAGTCGGGTAAAATATTCTATTCGGAAACACATGAGTTACTAAAAGACAGAGGATTCCTTATCTTAAAGAAAAAGGACAGTCTCAAAATAGAACGGTATAATATCCACGAAGATGAAACTACCTTATCGCGCCCCATACATCTGAAAATAGAGCGTACTCCGGTAAACGGGGATTTTTCCATAGAAAAGAATCCCGATATAATATACATCGACGCTGATAAACTAGCTTATCCGTTAACCCTTCGCAAATGGAGGCAGGGTGATTGGTTTATGCCTTTCGGTATGAAGGGAAAGAAGAAAGTAAGCGATTATTTTTCCGACAATAAGTTCAGCCTGTTCGACAAGGAAGCCACATGGCTGCTTTGTTCGGGCGATGATATAGTATGGATAGTAGGGCACCGCGCTGATGAGCGGTTTAGAATAACTGATAAGACAACAGAAATAGTAAAAATAACATATAGTAAATGA
- a CDS encoding HD domain-containing protein, which produces MSNKKKIINDPVFGFITIPNNFLYRLIQHPFLQRLNRIKQLGLASFVYPGAQHTRLHHSIGAMYLMDEAINNLRIKGHEITAEEANGALACILLHDVGHGPFSHVLEYTLTNGIHHEEFSLALMENLNEEMDGELDICISIFKNEYPKKFLHQLVSGQLDVDRLDYLRRDSFFTGVTEGNIGSARIIKMLDLRNDRLVVEAKGIYSIENFLMSRRLMYWQVYLHKTAVAAEKMLIKTLTRAKELSDKGIKLFASPAFLYFLENDVSRVFFDRQREEVLKHFAGLDDNDIWCALKVWAANEDKVLSTLSAALINRNLFKIEITNEPLSEHQIQKHIAAYTEQLGVNEYEASFFYSSDVIYTNMYNEADDSIDILYNDGSIRDISEASDMLNIQLLSKKVQKYYFSYLKI; this is translated from the coding sequence ATGAGTAATAAGAAGAAAATAATTAATGATCCCGTATTCGGTTTTATTACTATCCCGAATAATTTTCTTTACAGACTTATACAACACCCTTTTTTGCAGCGGCTCAATCGTATCAAGCAACTGGGGTTGGCCTCATTCGTGTATCCGGGAGCACAACACACCCGTTTACATCATTCCATCGGCGCTATGTACCTGATGGATGAAGCCATAAACAACCTGAGAATAAAAGGTCATGAAATAACCGCCGAAGAAGCAAATGGAGCATTAGCCTGTATCCTGCTACACGATGTAGGTCACGGGCCTTTCTCGCATGTACTGGAATATACGCTGACAAACGGTATCCATCACGAAGAGTTTTCCCTTGCTCTGATGGAAAACCTGAACGAAGAAATGGATGGTGAACTTGATATCTGTATTTCAATATTCAAGAACGAGTATCCGAAAAAGTTCCTGCATCAACTGGTGAGCGGGCAACTGGATGTAGACCGCCTCGATTACCTGCGCCGCGACAGTTTCTTTACAGGTGTAACGGAGGGTAATATAGGATCGGCCCGCATTATTAAGATGCTCGATCTCCGCAACGACCGCCTTGTTGTAGAGGCTAAGGGTATTTACTCGATAGAAAACTTCCTGATGTCGCGCCGGCTGATGTACTGGCAGGTATATCTGCATAAAACAGCCGTTGCAGCCGAGAAAATGCTGATAAAAACACTGACAAGGGCAAAGGAACTGAGCGATAAGGGTATAAAGCTGTTTGCGTCTCCGGCCTTCCTGTATTTCCTGGAGAATGATGTAAGCAGGGTATTCTTTGACAGGCAACGCGAAGAAGTATTGAAACATTTCGCGGGTCTGGACGATAATGACATCTGGTGCGCACTGAAGGTATGGGCAGCAAACGAAGACAAGGTATTGTCCACGCTTAGCGCGGCTTTGATAAACAGGAACCTGTTTAAAATAGAAATAACCAATGAACCGCTGTCTGAGCACCAGATACAGAAACATATTGCGGCTTATACCGAACAGCTCGGAGTGAATGAATACGAAGCATCTTTCTTCTATTCGTCCGATGTTATTTATACAAATATGTATAATGAAGCCGACGATAGTATAGATATCCTGTACAATGACGGTAGCATCAGGGATATATCGGAGGCATCGGACATGCTCAATATACAACTGCTGTCTAAGAAAGTGCAGAAATATTACTTTTCGTACCTGAAAATTTAA
- a CDS encoding nitroreductase, with amino-acid sequence MKKMFIAAIASLMLFSCNNSTTEKTSDMEQKNTVVEAIMSRRSIRSYKPEQITPEQLDTIVKCAINAPSALNRQSWEVRVIQSADLLSRINNSFVEKAKGKSLQGSAARAQEPGFSVFHGAPTLIIVGKDKRNPYSAVDCGLLAQNILLSAESMNIGTCTIGNMASILNDPDSKDFLKEINMPDTHEVVFGIAVGYKNESPDAKPRDESKVQYIR; translated from the coding sequence ATGAAGAAAATGTTTATCGCAGCAATAGCTTCCCTGATGCTATTCTCCTGCAACAATTCAACGACAGAAAAAACGAGCGATATGGAACAAAAAAATACTGTAGTAGAAGCCATTATGAGCCGTAGAAGTATACGCTCATATAAGCCGGAACAGATAACACCGGAGCAACTGGATACAATAGTGAAATGTGCCATAAATGCACCTAGTGCACTAAACAGGCAATCGTGGGAAGTAAGGGTTATACAAAGTGCCGATTTATTAAGCAGGATCAACAACAGCTTTGTGGAAAAGGCCAAAGGAAAAAGCCTGCAAGGAAGTGCAGCCCGTGCGCAAGAACCGGGATTCAGTGTATTTCACGGAGCACCGACCCTCATCATTGTAGGTAAGGATAAGAGGAATCCTTATAGTGCAGTCGATTGCGGACTATTGGCGCAGAATATTCTCCTCAGTGCCGAATCTATGAATATCGGGACATGTACCATTGGTAATATGGCCAGTATATTGAACGACCCCGATTCGAAAGATTTCCTGAAAGAGATAAATATGCCTGATACACACGAAGTTGTTTTTGGTATTGCCGTTGGCTATAAGAACGAATCGCCAGATGCCAAACCAAGAGATGAGAGTAAGGTGCAGTATATAAGATAA